AATCAATTGTGTCttcatttatagaattattttgtttagcATTGAAAATGCATTggttattttgatttgttgCAAGACAAACGCGGCAAACATTGCCACtatcatttgataaaattgatgttttattttcgatttccaTTAGATATTAGTTAAACTAAGTGTTTaactagaaatatatttatatatattatttataatcgttgATGTATGGTCATAATttagatatgataaaatagcATTCACCATTACATatgcgtatttttttttttatataaaagttcatCAGTGTTTCTGATAGAGTTTCTATGATTGTAAAAACTcaagatttttttacaatacaatcattattttaaaataataatctttcattatattattgttattatttttattgtataatatatattttaaatttatttttaaaaataaaatatcaataaaaacgaaaaatacaaataagtaCTAGTCTAACCATTTCACTTGTTCGTGACATAAGCAACTAcgataaatagtaaatattaaatgcacAAATAACGATTTAAGacattagaatattaaaaaagtttatgcgataaaaaaaatcgttttacATTATACGTGTAAATAAATGGAGAACTTACCAGCAAAAAGAAGTTATGAAGATGATGGTACTACAtcgaattcgaaagaaagaaaaaagcttAATACTAGTCGGTACTTAACCTATGACGTTTTaagaattgtatttaaatatttgaatggaATGGAACTATCGAACGCTTCAATGGTTTGCAGGTGTGGAAacgttcattatttatataaagttcttatattttaaatgaaagaaaaattcattgtttATTCGTCGTAGAAGTCTACCCAGTCGAGAGATAAACATTTGACAAaagtatatctttatttattaaatttttaataatttttaataaatattacgaaattttatcagattattttttataatatcggtATTCTCGCAATTCATAAAATACGCTAATGTATAGCTCTTTTTTTGCATTTCAGATCTTGGTTAGAAGTGGCAAATGATGAAAAACGAACAAGGGGGGGTCctatttgttttatagaaaatttagaaatgggtgtggaatattttaatattcaaattactgaaaaattaagaatcaaGCCAACATtaggattaatatttaaagctCCACGTAGATTATATAGTAAACaaggtatattatttatgttacatttcaattctttcaCATTTTAggatagttttaaataaatatatatatttgttttaataaaatatatataatatttaataaataattatatttgattttataaagattgcCATTGTAAAATACTTCCAAAAAATTGTGATGCAATAACACTTGCCACATTTGGTATACTTATCAATGATAAAGAAATGGAAAGTGCTTTAGACAATATTGTATGTGCATTTTTACCTGAAATACCAGATGTAACAATCACAATTGttgcattttcaaaatataaggTACAACATTATAGACGAATGAAAAAAGCTCTTAGCAGACATGGAACTAATGGATCTAAatgtcttttattattttgtaatcaaAGAGGTCGTGCTTTAGCACAAACAGCTGCAGGAGAATTACAATTATggtaaaaaattctgaataatatctaatatataatttattataagataatcttgtttttttttttttttacatttagtaACAAAACAGTTAAACCTTCTGTATGGGGAGGAGTAGTTAAGgatttatatgtgtataattcaaaaaatcctACAAGTGATGATTATGTTCGATTTGCATTTTGTGTTGGAATTACTATAGTTGGATCAGTAGATTCATGGTCTATAGTTATGGATGAAAGTTATAAAACTAAGGAATTAGTTGAACAGAGATTAAAGTTGTTTAAGAGTcatatttctctaaaaaaacaTTCCATGGGTTTTATGTTTGCGTGTTGTGAACGTGgagaaaatatgtttaatgaaCGAAATGTGGAGTcatctattttcaaaaaattatttccagacATACCATTAGTAGGATGTTTCGGTGATGGAGAATTCGGAGAAACTACAATACCAACtagtaaatatcttttattatgacaatattattttaatggaaaattaaataattttattatatatttttttcagaaagctttaatgataaaaaaaatttctggtACCACGAGAGATCAACcgtttttttgataattacatatggttaaaattcataatctataataaacaaaaatctgaatctctttaaaattaattgagatAATATCTTTGAATTAAAACGTATATGATATACGTTAAATCGCGAACTATAATATACAAAGTCTACAATTGTGATTTAATTGTGAGAAAAAATGTGTTTTGTAAtgatttatgttaatatattttacgttcgtataaattatttcatatttctctttaatttacttcgtaaaaaaagaaatctttttgttttttatttatcttaaaagaaATGGATAGCTTCCTGAATAATGaacaaaacaatttaaaaatgattatcagTATAGAGAACGACAATTCTGTTTAATATCACATATGCGTTACTGTTTCAACgcgataatatgaaaatactaGGCATATCCAACAGATAAGTGGGTAAAAATCTACACTTTtttgaatacaattataatgtttaaggCATTGTTAAACAACCACTTGATAGTATTTCCGCACATCCGAGATtggaataaagataaaataaaggaaactAGGCCATGTAAGagattgtttatatttatgtgaTATTGTCAGGGTTTATAAAAaggttattttaaaatttttgtcacCTAAGTAAGACAACTAGGATTTATAAGTATTtccgtattaaaaatttttgatcgcATATgagtttttaacttttttaatatcaaatagtggtctttaaatataaaacaatgatTATACTAAATCTATTgacatatttcataattatattagtttttttatttaattttacgatttccAAAACATGGAATAGTAATTTGCAACAAAGATACGATGGATATGGTCGGGATTGGATTTTTATGCCTGATGGAAATGATCAACCGCAAGTTGCAGTGCTAAAACGCACAGAAAATGATGAACGAGacatttttgataaatcagaaatatcttttattctttatactaggtatttataatttataatttaaatatttattgaaaatatatttaaatcttttttgaaatgtaaatatatttcaagatatGGTTCTAAAAATGGTACTCAATTATATACGAACGATACGAAAGgactaaaaaattctaattttgattCCTCTCGACAAACGAAGTTTATAACGCATGGATGGAAATCGAGTTCAATGAGTGTTAATATCGTCAATTTGAAAGATGGTATTGCaataaagatttgaaaatatgatttaatgtaaaatctatatatatttcacaattttttatgattatatagaatatttaaaatataatgattacaaTATCATTATGGTTGATTGGCAACCTTTGGCTGCAAGCACATTTTATCTTGGACCAATGCAAAATACAAAACTGGTAGGAAAAGCAGCTGctgaatttatcgattttttagcTGCAGAAACAGGTCTTGAaactgaaaatattcattttcttggtatacaatattattaatttgaattaaaaatataattattatagttttttatattttgattattattatacaaaggGCATTCTCTTGGAGCGCATGTAGCTGGTAATACAGGAAGTTCAATAACTTCTGGCCATTTAGGAAGAATAACAGGTTTAGATCCTGCTTTGCCTGGATTTCATTTACTTACATCCAATAAAACTCGATTAGATCCTTCAGATGCAATATTTGTTGATATTATTCATTCTTGTGGTGGAATCTTAGGATTTCTACAACCTTTAGGCAGTGTAGATTTTTATCCAAATGCAGGAACACCTATTCAACCTGGTTGCTGTTGTATTCCAGAAATAAtaggtaatatataatttatatatttagtaataaatagATCTACATATATGATTCTATTTATAGAGGCATGTAGTCACTCTCGAGCGACTATATATTTTACCGAAagtattaattctaaaactaGATTTGTGGCAAATAAATGTGATACATGGAATCAATTTATGGAAGGAAATTGCAATTACTCCAAAACTACATTGATGGGAGAATATGTTGATAAAACGGCTATTGGAACTTATTTTCTTGAAACAGGATCTGAACCTCCTTATGctatatcaaaagaaataactgataatatgatttaaaaaaattattaatattttaaaatgaatgtaGGTAAGTAAAacttattatagaataaaatatatgaatttaatgaaaataattttatatgcaacatatctaatataaaataattttaataaataataattacattatataacatttgatATACAACAAACTTCATGCATTGTCAActttccaataattattttgaatatcttatattttatcttatctacaaaatatgtattaatttgatGTAACTAGCAATAGCCGATTGCTTTAGGAATGATTTAATATCCTTAAATTGGTTTGTATAATAAAGttgtaacatattttttgCGATAACGATGTGTCGCAGATAAAACCATTACACTGTCTTTAATGCTTAAAGCATACAAATGATTTAACATAACATGATTTGGTTCTGGTAAAAGTGTTGGTTCACActgaaattaacattaataaaaatttgtatattaataaattctttagtaaattaaaatataccatattttttacttacagATAAAGGAGTgtctttattaagaataacttGAAGTAAATGTGGTGGCAATATTGGTGGACCAGCAACTTTCTCCCAAGGTTTATGAGGAGGAATTTCTTGTCCATATTCCGTCTGTGCACTACTTGTAACACCTTCACTATCTTTTGCAAGAGCTTGGAAAACTTCAAAATCAGATTTTCTTACAgatactaaattatttttggaacCCATACCATTATcaacaattttctataatataaaaagtttcaattaaaacatatatgaattagagaatattttaatgtcatttaaaattaataataaaataatttcttacaatATCTGGATCATGTCTCCATTCACCATCaacaaaaaacttatattgaTGTTCTCCTTCTGGCAAATcaataattgtaacaaaatCACCATGACTTTTAACCATTGGTAA
The DNA window shown above is from Apis cerana isolate GH-2021 linkage group LG4, AcerK_1.0, whole genome shotgun sequence and carries:
- the LOC108000865 gene encoding F-box only protein 22 — encoded protein: MENLPAKRSYEDDGTTSNSKERKKLNTSRYLTYDVLRIVFKYLNGMELSNASMVCRSWLEVANDEKRTRGGPICFIENLEMGVEYFNIQITEKLRIKPTLGLIFKAPRRLYSKQDCHCKILPKNCDAITLATFGILINDKEMESALDNIVCAFLPEIPDVTITIVAFSKYKVQHYRRMKKALSRHGTNGSKCLLLFCNQRGRALAQTAAGELQLCNKTVKPSVWGGVVKDLYVYNSKNPTSDDYVRFAFCVGITIVGSVDSWSIVMDESYKTKELVEQRLKLFKSHISLKKHSMGFMFACCERGENMFNERNVESSIFKKLFPDIPLVGCFGDGEFGETTIPTKSFNDKKNFWYHERSTVFLIITYG
- the LOC108000866 gene encoding pancreatic triacylglycerol lipase-like, coding for MIILNLLTYFIIILVFLFNFTISKTWNSNLQQRYDGYGRDWIFMPDGNDQPQVAVLKRTENDERDIFDKSEISFILYTRYGSKNGTQLYTNDTKGLKNSNFDSSRQTKFITHGWKSSSMSVNIVNLKDEYLKYNDYNIIMVDWQPLAASTFYLGPMQNTKLVGKAAAEFIDFLAAETGLETENIHFLGHSLGAHVAGNTGSSITSGHLGRITGLDPALPGFHLLTSNKTRLDPSDAIFVDIIHSCGGILGFLQPLGSVDFYPNAGTPIQPGCCCIPEIIEACSHSRATIYFTESINSKTRFVANKCDTWNQFMEGNCNYSKTTLMGEYVDKTAIGTYFLETGSEPPYAISKEITDNMI
- the LOC108000860 gene encoding 5'-AMP-activated protein kinase subunit beta-2, whose product is MGNAGSNQPVGHHHTSNTNREHRHVKEYPPPSPGKEGQAFVFDKKPSQKLVFQSSHEEEEPYFAKTNAHQDGDDFTSQRPRSNTVSEGTKVTDSKVLPTVFKWEGGGKQVYISGTFTGWKTLPMVKSHGDFVTIIDLPEGEHQYKFFVDGEWRHDPDIKIVDNGMGSKNNLVSVRKSDFEVFQALAKDSEGVTSSAQTEYGQEIPPHKPWEKVAGPPILPPHLLQVILNKDTPLSCEPTLLPEPNHVMLNHLYALSIKDSVMVLSATHRYRKKYVTTLLYKPI